From the genome of Acidimicrobiia bacterium:
CGACTACCCCTTCGATGATGACCCGCTCGGCAAAGGCGTAAAGATCCTCGGAGACGGTGTCGGTCTCGGTGACGATCACCTGCCCGGTGACCCGTACGGCGCCGAGCAGCAGCGGGACGGCGATCAGGACGGCTATCGCGGTGGAGCCGAACCGCCGGTCAGAGGGGGAGCGCATCGGCCAGCCAGGTGAGCAGCGGCCACGGGGCGATGCCGAGGCCGAGCGTCAGCACCCCGCCGACCCCGATGACCAGACGCATGCCCGGCGACATCGCGATCGGCGTGTCGTGTTCGCCCGGCTGCATGTACATGAGGACCACGACCCGAAGGTAGAAGAACAGCGCGGCTACGGCGGCCACCAACC
Proteins encoded in this window:
- a CDS encoding proton-conducting transporter membrane subunit gives rise to the protein VAAVAGGGAGRVGLIDFAGLGKRSPWLAGGLTLMLLSMGGIPLTAGFVGKVAVFRVAIDAGYLWLVIVGLVAAVAALFFYLRVVVLMYMQPGEHDTPIAMSPGMRLVIGVGGVLTLGLGIAPWPLLTWLADALPL